The Pelodiscus sinensis isolate JC-2024 chromosome 6, ASM4963464v1, whole genome shotgun sequence genome has a segment encoding these proteins:
- the LOC102452840 gene encoding uncharacterized protein LOC102452840, which translates to MRPPLRWLVGGLLVGALCGAARAAISDPPAPQGGSSSSPGEATRSSNGSSSLAAVSVPPQRNQPMTQRALVVLVVASAALIVYFVIRTVRLRKRNRKTRRYGVLDTNIENMELTPLEQDDDDDDTTLFDASHPRR; encoded by the exons ATGCGGCCGCCGCTGCGCTGGCTCGTGGGCGGGCTGCTCGTGGGCGCGCTGTGCGGGGCGGCTCGCGCGGCCATCAGCGACCCGCCGGCCCCGcaaggcggcagcagcagcagccccggggAGGCGACGCggagcagcaatggcagcagcagcctggccgCCGTGTCCGTCCCGCCCCAGCGGAACCAGCCCATGACCCAGCGCGCCCTGGTCGTGCTCGTGGTGGCCAGCGCCGCCCTCATCGTCTACTTCGTGATCCGGACCGTGCG ACtcagaaaaagaaacaggaaGACCCGAAGATACGGAGTTTTGGACACCAATATAGAAAATATGGAGTTGACACCATTAGAACAAGATGATGACGATGATGATACAACATTGTTTGATGCCAGTCATCCTCGAAG